Part of the Diabrotica virgifera virgifera chromosome 6, PGI_DIABVI_V3a genome, CGTAAAAGGAGATGTCCACATTGGCGGAGTGATGTTGAGGCTGGTCGAGGACCTAGGTTTGTACTTATTTTGTTTCATATGCCCACTTAAACCAAACATTAACAACAAACATATGACAAGTTTACGACGGTCCATGCTTACTCTCGTAAGTATAGAGAAAAAGTGAATATATTGTTTTTGTAGcactttattttaaatattattgaatGTTGATATGATGTAATGAATTCCAACAATAATCATAACCTCAAAAGGACATGTAAAATGATCTTTTGTAGGCGGGACACCTCTGACGTAGTCTAAATAAAAGTGAATTACTCATGGGAAAATTTAACCTGTGTTTTGATTTCtgtttatttacaattttttatattatgatttgtAGTTGTAGTTCATAATTGTTTACAATTagacagtggcggatctacggggaggaaaAATGGGGATATTCTCCCCCTaacctaacaaggtccaaaatcaaagaaaaaaattgttaaaacataaaaatattagcTGAGATGAAAGTCATCTCAATAAAACCGATACGTTAGGTTAGGAAAATTAAAGGAACTTAATGCATAGTATAAGTTATTAGAATTCACTCCTGGTCAAATAAATCCGGAcatcttaaaaatgggccatttttgatgccttgaatttcctaaacctgttgtccgatttaagtgatttttttaatatattatagccttattctttaaccatattatattgctgtaataatgtcattgtataccgggtgtaccaatcaaactgtgttttttctcaaagttcgccgcaccctgtggaatattctagcatttataaaatattgaaattaaaacccaactctaccctcaggttttcttaacattctgttttttgattcattggcttatgttggataataaaagagttaggtactttaacaactagccattttcatcaatacagggtgtttttaaataaatatgacaaactttaaggggtaattctgcatgaaaagtAATGacattttggtttataaacatatgtccgcaaatgcttcgtttccgagatacagggtgttgaaatttttcttattaCAAACTGATTATTATGATTTAtgtattgttctaaaaccggttaatatattatgcaaatgaaatttggtgggttttaagaggtaattattgcgcattttttgacacacaattaagaattttatattcagcattggcgcgcatacgggtaatatgacctgtatgggtaatggtctgaattttttaagaaaacaaaagtacgccactgaggtatttcaaattaaaaatcattttttaattcctccttcaatttacaacaaaaactctTTCTTGTCTTTTTCATATGaggtgccgtttttatgcaaaaaaataaaacatcttaaggcttacaaagtatttgagttacaaaagactaagtttttaatctaatgaatttgaaatatctcagtggcgtacttaTTTTTCCTGTAAAAAAATCAgatataatcaaatataaaattcttagttatatgtccaaaaatCGCAATAACTACCCTTTAAAataaatccaccaaatttcatttgcatatctcaaccggttttagagcaataggTACATAAATCATCACTTTGAAAGAAaaatgtaagaaaaatttcaacactccgtatctcggaaatgaagaaTTTGCGAAcataaaacgaaaaatttctccTTAAaatttgtcatacttatttaaaaacacccagTATTTATGAAAAATATGACTATTAGTTGTTATGTTAAAgtaggtacctaacttttttattatccaagataagcaactgaataaaaaacagaatgttaagaaatcctgaggctatagttgggctttacagtggtgtcatggtgtgggaacgcgtgggaacgccgttcccgcactggttaagaaaagaaaaaaaaataatagagaatttaggttttgtaaacaaaaattagcagtgcgatccggcactgcgttcccacactgctaattttgccatgacaccactggctTTAATTTGAgttttttataaatgctagaatattccacaaggtgtggcgaactttgagaaaaaaacacagtttgattggtatagtttgttcgctaaactcagacacaactttactggctagtgattttagtgggtaatttttttgtttttggccaattttgccaaaattggcaaaattactaactatttagtaattattaactatttagtaattattttttttgccaattttatcaaattggcaaaattattttctaaaattacTAGGCAATTGTGTCCTGAGTTTAGCAAACGGACTATACACCCAGTATAcctacaatgacaatttacctgtctagcaacaatattattacagcgatattgttaaagaataagactataacaATAACATTCAAAAAAacttacttaaatcggacaacaggtttaggaaattgaAAACATCAAAaggacccatttttaaggtgtcctgATTTTTTTGACCAGGAGTGTATTTAGGTCTTTTATTTaatttgggtttatcttttttatggtTTTTGGTTTGTGTTTTAATGTAAgtccccctaaggcaaatttccactcccaaggcaaatgtctagatgCGCCACTGCAATTAGATAAACTTTGCTCCTTTAATTATTAGTTCAAtgtacatttttaatatttttcgtttTGCTCCAGTGCATTGTGTATTCTTCACCTGCTATTAATGACATGTTtaacaaacttttgtgtatgtacACTTGACACTCCCTTTTTCATGCTTAAAATGACCATTCAAATGAAATTATATCATGTTTTAAAATAACTTTGcgattttatttataaactaatCTACCTAGTAGCTTTCTGTGTATAAATTACTGTTACTAACATAATACAGTGTGGAATGacatggaataaaattatttctgtccttgtttcaaaaaattataaaaaatgctgagacccgtcgatttttaaataaaaatgtgcactttttaaacataaatttaaatgtacagggtgatcctTGCAAGTCTAGCGGAGTCCATaagatttatttttaatggaacaccctgtatattcttatatttttaaaagctgcttagcaacctgatttcaacgaactatatcatgCAGGATATATTATGAATactacagggtgaaattttgaaagtaaCAAGTATGGAAACcaattatggaataaaattatttgtgttcttatttgaaaaaattataaaaaatactgggacatgtcaacttttaaattcaaatgggcgttctacaaacataaattaaaatatacagggtgattcacgcaagtatgGCATAGTtaatgatctttagttttaatggatcaccctgtatatttttatatttttagaatctgctaaacaaCCTCATTTAAAAAAGTGTACAACTATGATGTAGgatctattatgaataatacaaggtgaaatgttaaaattatttataattttcgtCAGGATATTAGGtaaatacataaaattttgaaattaataatttatcatgCTTTAAATAacagtattattttttaaattagctaaataaaggcatacattttctaaactaagtattaaatctattgggttttgtatttaatgtcctgacaaaatttataaataatttcaaaatttcaccttgtattattcataataaacCCAACATAACAcacttttttgagatgaggttgtttagcagattctaaaaatatacagggtgatccactaaaactaaagatcatggactatactgtacttgcgtgaatcaccctgtatatttaaatttatgtttgtaaagcgcccatttgagtttaaaagttgacgtatgccagtattttgtataattttttaaaataaggacacaaacaattttattccataagtggtttccatacttgataatttcaaaatttcaccctgtattgttcataatacaccctacatgatatagGTAGTTTATtaaaatcaggttgttaagcagcttttaaaaatataagaatatatggggtgttccattaaTAAGCATGTGGGCTCTGCTAGACTTGcaaggatcaccctgtatatttaaatttatgtttaaaaagtgcaaatttttatttaaaaatcgacgggtctgagcgttttttataattttttgaaacaaggacagaaataaatttattccataagtgccttccacactgtatacTAAGCTTATTCAGTTTTTGAAATGAAGCTTTAACAGTGAccttatattaatttttttctatagTAAAACAAAAAATCGTCACGACACGTGAAATAGATGGAAGAGTAAATTTACTCAACAAGGGGAGTCGAGTCCGATATACAaatgtaaacatttcatttaatgataaaaaaacGATGGGAGCGTTAATTATTATGATTATATGTCACGTGGTACATTCTGACGTCGTAGGGGACGATCTTATGTATATATAGGTATGCTTTTTCTGTgatttacaaaaacaagagaaGAGATTACTTAAAATTTTACCATTAATTTTGTGCTAATGTATTAATACATTATTAGAAATAAATACTCTATATGGTAAAAAAATGTCTGATGTAAGTAATACATAATGTACCTAGTCTAAATATTAAATATAGAAACATACGAAGAGATTTCAAGACTGGCAGCCGtgtgacgtcacgactatcataTTATTTGTAAACAAAAGTTGAAAAGCCAGGATTTGCCCAATTCCAGGCCTTTTCAATTCCTATAAAGTTGAAATTTTGCTTTCTCTGATGCTTTTTCTGCTTAATTATAGTGTTTTAAAGATAATATATCACAATAATTCGGTCTTAAATTTCTACGAAATACGGTTTTTTAGTGATATTCACTAAGCAAAGGTTAGGAACTTTTGTGAACCATTGTatgttatataataaaaaaggtaATGTGCTTTGCCCGGATTGTAAACACTATAGTGAAAAAGGGATTGTGTTTCCGAAGGATCTGGTTGAAAAGAAGAGGTGAATTTCATTACTAAGGTAAGAAAACAGTGAAGAAAAAGAACTGAATTTATCGCACGTGGGGGGACGGCTTACAAAAATATAGTGCTTGATATTCAAggaaataataaattttgctgATTGTAATAATTTGCTATCTTTATTATGACATTTGCATTGAATTATGACAGCGTCTGTGCGAGGTTGCCAATTTTTGTCGTAAgtttcaaacattttaaattcGCAAGAGTgagagcagtcgcgctcacttctgtcacgtaagtagtcgtgggtagagaaaaaatctcacaatacaaatttaaatacgaatttaaaacaaatttctattttataatatttttatttacttgttatgttaaaaatatctatttctaacaattttaaaactaattctcaccaaagccataaattccacaaaaaaaaataaaaaaaaaattccacgcATTACTACGATtctcctcgaggcacttacgagtggaaagcaatGTTGTAAAacttttcatcaagttatcacggaaaaggataaaatgtgagattttttctcacggcgcgactgctcccgggttaaacaAACATTTAAAATACGTTTAGTTTATGTTTTGCTCTTATTCTCACAAGATGGTACTCTGTTGGTGCAACCATTAGTGCATCCATTAGTTTCATAGTTTTTGGCACCGGAGGTGAGTTTTGCACGAGGGTATGATGAGGTAGTTATTGGAAGTTGGTCAATGTACCAAGCCACAGCAAacaattagcaataaaatatccCGCTACGATGGGCCCTGTAGCCCTTTCCGTTGCCGAGATATAGCTATGGCACTATTAGTTTTACTGTAAAGTTAGCATACCCATTGATGCTAGGAAACGGCTACAAGCTAgagcaatattttttaatttagtggTGGATTTAGACTAGACATTTACTTTGAgcggggaaatttgccttagggggagaacttccaatgaaacaccatcCAAAAGACATACTTAAAAGAGATAAACTTAAACTacataaaatacataaataataaccTATATGCATTAACTTAcctttatgtcagctaatatatttttatgtttcaaccaGTTTTTTCTTTCGTTTGGACCatgttgggggggggggggggattttCTTCATTTTCCGTCCcagtagatccgccactgcctgAATTCGACCTTATGAAATGGATATATTATGCTAACTTGTGGACATTATTAAATTATAGTACCAGATTGAGGCATGCTattatcaaacattaaaaaatacataataaaatacTTACGTTGTTTTAATCTactttaatagtttttgattagTTTATCAGGTGCTATATCTTATCTAAAAGTGATATAATATTAGGTGTCAACATTAATATTGATTATTATGAAAGTTCAATATTACCTATCTCGTTTCGCTGTCAATTATTTAGTACAATTTTAAATTGGATAATTCGAAGCACTTcctatttatatttttgttatctCTTGTTGATAATAAAAACCAGGCTATGCCCCTGCTTTAGTAgcttttaacaattttatatttgcaaaTGTATTGTTTAAGCttttaatacagggtgtttcattggtaaagtaacatacgttaactgtagaaagaggacatttaggcggtctcaaaaataccatacttaatgggtcttactccattaataacaaagatactgggtgtttcatctattttgccatttttttatttggttcataactttttaaccacaccgtatatttattttatatttggcacgcaaatatccttTAAGGTTTACAataaatcaatttatttacaattgtaaaaaatccaggcccggattaaaaaatattggaaaaatgttccgacccaaaaacaacaccctgtacattaaatttttttaatacggatttttcagttgaaaagaggatgaaaaactaaatttagtggtatactttgaattttcggcaaaatgatttttctggtcaaattttgaatttgaattctgaaattatgtgaatttcgagaACTCGTAagtagaaaaaattgaaatacagctaacagcttgtcaaccgcactgcatatttattttatatttaacacgcgaatattcttttaggtgtccaatcaattattttatttacaattataaaaaatccaggtccggattaaaaaatattgtaaaaatgttccgacccaaaaaacaccctgtatattaaatttttttaaaatggattttgcatttgaaaagatcatgaaaaactaaatttagtaaTATACTTtcaattttcggcaaaatgatttttctgataaaattttgaatttgaattctgaaattatgtcaattgcgagagctctaagtagaaaaaattaaaatgcgactaaattttaattaataccattatttaatttaaattggtaaaatgttaaaacatttcagtgttttttattatgtgtgacaaataggttatggcgaatattcatctttaaataatgaataaatagagagattttgcacctcttattttgcaattccgttatggTTATCGTTATACTACGTCTGCGCAGTAGCGATTGTATTATGATccgttatcgttattaaacataagggattccgtaatttacggaggtttaaagtagtgcttatcgttatcgttatagtaatggttaaattgctttgttgccagaatgtaaaaaaatcagtaaaattacatttacatagattctaattttgattacctataaattaaaatatcaaaaattgttaaagtatatgcttaaaattacaataacgttgtgaagtgaggttatgtttaaataacgataacgatgacacgaaaaacctacttgacaagctgcaaaaactctgctttttagcgttgccgtaatcgttatgcttaataaagttaaccatagcggagccaaaatcagcggttattttaagaggtgcaaaatctctctaataataaagagtcaataaagaatacatcactttaataaacaaagtatctaaaaattataacaaaacagagaaaatttgcagcatattaactattcaaaattaccaccatcaacaattattgttatgtgtcaaaatgttaatattttaccaatttagattaaataatggtattaattaaaattaagtcatattttaattttttttactttgggcttcgcaattcacataatttcagcattcaaattcaaaattttgccggaaaaattattttgccgaaaattcaagatataccactaaatttactttttcatcctcttttcaaatgcaaaatccattttaaaaaacttaatatacagggtgtttttttttgggtcggaacatttatacaatattttttaatccggacctggattttttataattgtatataaattaattgattggacacctaaaagaatattcgcgtgttaaatataaaataaatgtacagtgcggttgacaagttgtaagctgtatttcaatttttttctatttagagCTCAggaaattcacataatttcagaattcaaattcaaaatttgaccagaaaaatcattttgccaaaaattcaaagtataccactaaatttagttttcatcctattttcaactgaaaaatccattttaaaaaaattgaatttacagggtgttgtttttgggtcggaatatttttccaatattttttaatccggacctggactttttacaattgtaaataaattcatttatttgacaccttaaatgatatttgcgtgtcAAATATAggataaatatacagtgtggttaaaaagttatgaaccaattaagaaaatggcaaaatagataaaacactaagtatctttgttattaatggagtaagacccattaagtatggtatttttgagaccgcctaagtgtcctctatctacagttaacgtatgttactttcccaatgaaacaccctgtataattacaATTCGTTTATTCTAGGAAGGAATTTGTGACAATTATTTGTCTCGTGTTAGCAAAATATTTTCAGGTCCCTTAACGTGTTTTTCAAAAGCTTCCAAAAAAGTTGcccaaaaaaaggaaaaaaagaaaAGTTAATCAGGTAGTTTAATAAGTGACTTCCACGCAAGCATTCAATAATAAACCTTTTAATTGGTAAGGGAAGGAGACAAAAATTCAGTTTTCTTTAATTTCCAGCATGTGGCACCAGGATTATTACCAAATTAGTACCATAGTTTTAAGTGTATTTTTTATACTTATTATATTAAACTAATGTGATTCTTCTTTCTTATTTATTGATATGCTCatgcacgggcgcccatataaaaatttttagaggGGGGgcaacgtgaagatgttgcacattatattttgtacactttggataaccatatataattTAAAGCACCCGAATAGCCAGGGCCTGCCGATGGGTATGGGCGCGCCTTTTTGCTTCGATTTTTAGCCTCAACTGATATTGTCGGACCACTTTTTCCGATTGACGATCTATCTCTTgccatttttaatgtttttttgtcattctttctatATGTCGATTCCTTGCTATGTTTCTTATATTGCTCCACATATTTATTGCTTCTATTTCACATCTAGCTCTTATTTCCTCATTTCTTACTCTACCTCTTAGCGTTTGGATTATTATTTTTCGTAAAAACTTCATTTCTGCTTTCTTCAATAATCTTCGTGTTTTAGCCGTATTCTTTCTTgttcataataaataatatatacataatTATCGGTCTTATCTGATTTATGTATCCTAgttttcgtttccattgtgaCATATCGTCACCTGAATGCAGAACTAGCTTAACTCACATTTAAGATATTTTACAGGAGAGCGATTTTAATGTTTCAATGTGTCATAATTTAAACAGTATTTGGTTAAATGGTGAAATTATCTCAGTATAGTATATTAGGAACCTTTTAAATGTGTTATTAGGAATGAGACGGATTaatgataatttttttataaaaagtgtgACTTAGGATACTACTGACTTATAAATTCTACTGCAGAACTATTGTAAGTGCGATGTTTGGTACATAAGCTACTTCTGCATTAATACATTTCAAGCTtagaataaatttaagattaacaTAGgatacaaataaaaacaaaatcggtaaaatttaaaactttttaatttttattaaagattTACAACTCAAAATCAAAATACCAAAGAATACTATGAAATGGTCAAATTATTAAACTAACATATTAAATTAATCTTCGTCAGTTTCCTGTTCGGGAATGTTACTAGCTTGAAGATTAGTGAAAAAGTTATGGTATTCCGTAGGTATAACCTTGTTTTCACACAAAAATAATAAGTCTTTATATTTCGCGGCAGGAATTGGAACTGGTGAGCTTCTTAACATTCTAAGTTGATAGGTCTCTAATGAGTCTAACTTTTGGTGGCTCCTTTTCAATTCCAGagtattaatttttataaaatcttcTTCAAAACTATATTTAACGTTAAGTTGGTTTGGGCATTTTGGGTCAACCATAATAACTTTCAAATTATTAAATATGACTTTGCAACCaagttcagttttatcccaattTTTTGTAGTTTTGGCTAACAGGTCCTTTAAATCGTAAAAGTCCGCCTGAGCCATTTCTTTAATTTTATAAGGTCGCACTTTACACGCAGTCCTTGCTAATGTGTACCACTGCTGTGGACtaaatatagggattttttttgcAGCTCTTTCGATAACCCCATGTACGGAGTCGCACTCATTTTGTGTATGTCCCTTTTCTAGAAAACTGTGAGTAATTTTAACACCATATTTGGCGGCACAATACATGTACAGACAATATATAAATCGATTGCGATTTTGTCCAGTGCAGTTGTCACTATAGAAACTGAATTCCTTAATTCCATTTCGTACCATTTCGTCAATGAAACTTAATATGCAACTACCGATTTCACAAGCACCCCTACATGCTAGCGATTCTGGCCACATGTAGCAGTATCCCTGTTTGTTAGCAGCATCGTACACAGTCAGATTGTAACATGCAAGCTTACGTCTATAGTAGAGGAGAGATACTTCAGCTTTAGGACATAACAATGTTTTTTGTAAGTCGTATATAGCCATGCAAAACGAATTATCAGTTTTAGCCCTCTCTTTATctagttctttatttgctctagATAAGTCCTTGTTTTTAAGATGAGCTTCCATTGCAGAACGAAGTTCTTCCTTTTCTGACGGAGAAGAATTAGACAATTTGTTGCAAAAATCGCACTGGTCTTTTTTGGGAATGAAAAAACCCAAATTAAATTCATTGTTAAATACCTCTCTATATATAGCATAAGAAGCTATGGTATTTATATTGTTATCACTGCAATATGTTTTATATAAACGGTACATTTTGCTGATATTGAGGTCAGGTGGCAAATATTTTTTAGTGCTATTTTTTCTGCAATAATGGCTTTCAATCAAAGCAAATGACTTAATATGATGTCGTACTGAATCCTTAAAATGTTTTGGCAATCGAGAATTACATTGTACTTTACCTCGTAAATCTGCTTGTGGCGATATTGAATTTGAATGATGAGTTTTTTTAACTACTGTTTTGACGATTTGATGACTTATTCCCagggtatttaagaaaaatgttTGACATACCTTGATTGTGTTGACTGGACAATTCTCTTGTGGAAAAGTATAAAAATACGACAGCTTTCTACGACTTTCACAAGTATCACCTTCTGGAAGCTCAACTGCATCCTTCTTTTTTCTGGGGTGTTTTGTAGGCTTCACAGTTAAGTTCCGCAAAACAAATTCTCTCTGATAATTAATATCTCCCAATttccaaaaatcttgaaaaatctgGACGCGATGTTTTTCCTGAAATTTCGTTTGACATTTAAGTCTGCATGTTGTGGGACATGGCGGTTTCATAATCCTTTCTGAAACCTGTTTAGACTTCCAATTTACATAGGCCTTGCCGGAGTTTCGTAATTTCTTTATTCTATTTCTCCTCCAATTATCTGGGTTTCTTTTTCGCTTACGAGACTTGGTGATATCTGGTATTTTTTCCTCAGACACTAGGGCATCCTGCTGGTCTAAATCAAAATCATTTGGATTAAAATCAACATCTGAGCTTCCATCTGTAGCATATGGGTCACTATTTTCATCAGTTTGATGTGAGATGGTCGGTAAAAGCTTACCGGTAGATGTGGATGGACGCGTAATATCATCTTGGTGCTGAAGGACCTGCTCTTGAAGGACACGTGTTGCAAAATTTACAACGCTAGGTGTAGGATTATGGGAATCTTTAGCTTCATCACGTTGCTGCAACCGTGGTTGTTCGATGGATGTTTGAAGATCTATGACGTTATCTAGAGGTGAACAATAACCCAAACAATTATTCGGAGATTGGCGATACTGCTC contains:
- the LOC126887034 gene encoding uncharacterized protein LOC126887034 yields the protein MKRGALMVKMAMSMNPTQHENSGESSNDTAGSPISIATVESPSTLYTNQQYYGDLGELRCLHSPVHQEQQYCQLETPIEQQFSQHYNQYYDLPIPTSISLLVPEAEQYRQSPNNCLGYCSPLDNVIDLQTSIEQPRLQQRDEAKDSHNPTPSVVNFATRVLQEQVLQHQDDITRPSTSTGKLLPTISHQTDENSDPYATDGSSDVDFNPNDFDLDQQDALVSEEKIPDITKSRKRKRNPDNWRRNRIKKLRNSGKAYVNWKSKQVSERIMKPPCPTTCRLKCQTKFQEKHRVQIFQDFWKLGDINYQREFVLRNLTVKPTKHPRKKKDAVELPEGDTCESRRKLSYFYTFPQENCPVNTIKVCQTFFLNTLGISHQIVKTVVKKTHHSNSISPQADLRGKVQCNSRLPKHFKDSVRHHIKSFALIESHYCRKNSTKKYLPPDLNISKMYRLYKTYCSDNNINTIASYAIYREVFNNEFNLGFFIPKKDQCDFCNKLSNSSPSEKEELRSAMEAHLKNKDLSRANKELDKERAKTDNSFCMAIYDLQKTLLCPKAEVSLLYYRRKLACYNLTVYDAANKQGYCYMWPESLACRGACEIGSCILSFIDEMVRNGIKEFSFYSDNCTGQNRNRFIYCLYMYCAAKYGVKITHSFLEKGHTQNECDSVHGVIERAAKKIPIFSPQQWYTLARTACKVRPYKIKEMAQADFYDLKDLLAKTTKNWDKTELGCKVIFNNLKVIMVDPKCPNQLNVKYSFEEDFIKINTLELKRSHQKLDSLETYQLRMLRSSPVPIPAAKYKDLLFLCENKVIPTEYHNFFTNLQASNIPEQETDED